The Rattus rattus isolate New Zealand chromosome 1, Rrattus_CSIRO_v1, whole genome shotgun sequence genome includes a region encoding these proteins:
- the Tuba1c gene encoding tubulin alpha-1C chain, with the protein MRECISIHVGQAGVQIGNACWELYCLEHGIQPDGQMPSDKTIGGGDDSFNTFFSETGAGKHVPRAVFVDLEPTVIDEVRTGTYRQLFHPEQLITGKEDAANNYARGHYTIGKEIIDLVLDRIRKLADQCTGLQGFLVFHSFGGGTGSGFTSLLMERLSVDYGKKSKLEFSIYPAPQVSTAVVEPYNSILTTHTTLEHSDCAFMVDNEAIYDICRRNLDIERPTYTNLNRLISQIVSSITASLRFDGALNVDLTEFQTNLVPYPRIHFPLATYAPVISAEKAYHEQLTVAEITNACFEPANQMVKCDPRHGKYMACCLLYRGDVVPKDVNAAIATIKTKRTIQFVDWCPTGFKVGINYQPPTVVPGGDLAKVQRAVCMLSNTTAIAEAWARLDHKFDLMYAKRAFVHWYVGEGMEEGEFSEAREDMAALEKDYEEVGADSTEGDDEGEEY; encoded by the exons CGTGAGTGCATCTCCATCCACGTCGGCCAGGCTGGTGTCCAGATCGGCAATGCCTGCTGGGAGCTCTACTGTCTGGAACATGGCATCCAGCCTGATGGCCAGATGCCAAGCGACAAGACCATTGGGGGAGGAGATGACTCCTTCAACACCTTCTTCAGTGAGACAGGAGCTGGCAAGCACGTGCCCCGGGCGGTGTTTGTAGACCTGGAACCCACAGTTATTG ATGAAGTTCGCACTGGCACCTACCGCCAGCTCTTCCACCCAGAGCAGCTCATCACAGGCAAGGAAGATGCTGCCAATAACTATGCCCGTGGCCACTACACCATTGGCAAGGAGATCATTGACCTTGTCTTGGACAGAATTCGCAAGCTG GCTGACCAGTGCACCGGTCTCCAGGGCTTCTTGGTTTTCCACAgctttggtgggggaactggCTCTGGGTTCACCTCCCTGCTGATGGAGAGGCTCTCTGTCGATTACGGAAAGAAGTCCAAGCTGGAGTTCTCCATTTACCCAGCCCCCcaggtttccactgctgtggttGAGCCCTACAATTCCATCctcaccacccacaccaccctgGAGCACTCTGATTGTGCCTTCATGGTAGACAATGAGGCCATCTATGACATCTGTCGTAGAAACCTCGACATTGAGCGCCCAACCTACACTAACCTTAACCGCCTTATTAGCCAGATTGTGTCTTCCATCACTGCTTCCCTCAGATTTGATGGGGCCCTGAATGTTGATCTGACAgaattccagaccaacctggtGCCCTACCCTCGTATCCACTTCCCTCTGGCCACTTATGCCCCTGTCATCTCTGCTGAGAAAGCCTACCATGAGCAACTTACAGTAGCAGAGATCACCAATGCCTGCTTTGAGCCAGCCAACCAGATGGTGAAATGTGACCCTCGCCATGGTAAATACATGGCTTGCTGCCTGCTGTACCGTGGTGATGTGGTCCCCAAGGATGTCAATGCTGCCATTGCCACCATCAAGACCAAGCGTACCATCCAGTTTGTGGACTGGTGCCCCACTGGCTTCAAGGTTGGCATTAATTACCAGCCTCCCACTGTGGTCCCTGGTGGCGACCTGGCCAaggtccagagagctgtgtgcATGCTGAGCAACACCACAGCCATTGCTGAGGCCTGGGCTCGCCTGGATCACAAGTTTGATCTGATGTATGCCAAGCGTGCTTTTGTGCACTGGTACGTGGGTGAgggcatggaggagggggagttCTCTGAGGCCCGTGAGGACATGGCTGCCCTAGAGAAGGATTATGAGGAGGTTGGGGCAGATAGTACTGAAGGAGACGATGAGGGTGAAGAATATTAA